The following are encoded together in the Elusimicrobiota bacterium genome:
- a CDS encoding serine/threonine-protein kinase, giving the protein HAVAEEPPSSPPASRPSPTEDLVAAPPAEPVSVEHTVAEEPPQQYQAPEAQPGSPDDTLLGRQVGPCRVEALLGRGGMGAVYRAHHIPLDRPVALKVVSPEWLGSPAAAAAFVAEARIAARLEDPRIVQVYDVGVYGEQTYIVMQFLPGENLEAKVGRDGPLPPAEALRVIKEAALALAAAHRQGVVHRDVKPANIMLGPDGSVRLMDFGISVMTGRSEAQPEGISTMGSFDFMAPEQAFGGPPDPRMDLYSLGATYFYTLTARPPYEAKNAGDLLLRHREAPLPDVRELRPEVTAAVAGLIKRLMAKNPAARPAGAGHVLRELESPRMLLDVEASGSPFKLLPPPPEKEEEGFDSGAGFAPMAPAAPEEPEPAPEPAPAASPAPAAPHVVASSPLPPLPTAPAHRRQVVKVAAGVVGLAVMARLWHGTDRPDWAAAGVFAAAAAAFCLAQAGWRPWLRGLASGLAGVGMAAAFYRFGAGAFAWPAQTPDLDFFGLAAPGLVAAAAAFYLGVWTVDRRAAAGLMVGAGALLLLAAFSLQLPPEADWLQGVRGAAAQQGRRFVASGGLWRWGGLLALFLAGLFLWRRRSRSARSGQGPAILNWNR; this is encoded by the coding sequence GCATGCCGTAGCCGAAGAGCCCCCATCCTCTCCGCCCGCGTCCCGGCCCAGCCCCACCGAGGACCTCGTCGCCGCGCCGCCAGCCGAGCCAGTCTCCGTCGAGCATACCGTAGCCGAAGAGCCCCCGCAGCAGTACCAGGCTCCGGAAGCCCAGCCCGGCTCCCCGGACGACACCCTGCTCGGCCGCCAGGTCGGACCCTGCCGCGTCGAGGCCCTCCTCGGCCGCGGCGGCATGGGCGCCGTGTACCGCGCCCATCACATCCCCCTCGACCGCCCCGTCGCGCTCAAAGTCGTCTCCCCCGAGTGGCTGGGCAGCCCCGCGGCCGCGGCAGCCTTCGTGGCCGAAGCCCGCATCGCCGCGCGCCTCGAAGACCCCCGCATCGTCCAGGTCTACGATGTCGGCGTCTACGGGGAGCAGACCTACATCGTGATGCAGTTCCTCCCTGGCGAGAACCTCGAAGCCAAGGTCGGCCGCGACGGCCCCCTGCCGCCGGCAGAGGCCCTGCGCGTCATCAAGGAGGCGGCCTTGGCCCTGGCCGCGGCTCACCGCCAAGGCGTGGTGCACCGCGACGTCAAGCCCGCCAACATCATGCTCGGCCCCGACGGCTCCGTGCGCCTCATGGACTTCGGCATCTCCGTCATGACCGGCCGCTCCGAAGCGCAGCCGGAAGGAATCTCCACCATGGGCTCCTTCGACTTTATGGCCCCGGAGCAGGCCTTCGGCGGACCGCCCGACCCCCGCATGGACCTCTACTCCTTGGGCGCCACCTACTTCTACACTTTGACCGCCCGGCCTCCGTACGAGGCCAAGAACGCGGGAGACCTGCTGCTCCGGCACCGCGAAGCCCCCCTGCCGGACGTGCGGGAGTTGCGCCCCGAGGTGACCGCCGCCGTGGCCGGCCTCATCAAACGGCTCATGGCCAAGAACCCCGCGGCGCGTCCGGCCGGCGCGGGCCATGTCCTGCGCGAGCTCGAATCCCCCCGCATGCTCCTCGACGTCGAAGCCAGCGGCTCGCCCTTCAAGCTCCTGCCGCCGCCCCCGGAGAAGGAAGAGGAAGGCTTCGATTCAGGCGCAGGCTTCGCACCCATGGCCCCCGCTGCGCCCGAGGAACCGGAACCCGCCCCCGAGCCGGCTCCGGCGGCGTCCCCGGCTCCGGCCGCGCCGCACGTCGTGGCGTCCTCACCGCTGCCGCCCCTGCCGACGGCGCCCGCGCACCGGCGGCAGGTCGTCAAGGTCGCGGCGGGCGTGGTGGGCTTGGCCGTGATGGCGCGCTTGTGGCACGGCACGGACCGCCCGGACTGGGCCGCGGCCGGCGTCTTCGCCGCAGCGGCCGCCGCTTTCTGCCTCGCGCAGGCCGGCTGGCGCCCCTGGCTGCGGGGCCTGGCCTCGGGCTTGGCCGGCGTGGGCATGGCGGCCGCCTTCTATCGCTTCGGCGCGGGCGCCTTCGCCTGGCCGGCGCAGACCCCGGACCTCGATTTCTTCGGGCTCGCCGCGCCCGGCCTGGTGGCGGCTGCCGCGGCTTTCTACCTGGGAGTGTGGACCGTGGACCGTCGGGCCGCGGCGGGCCTGATGGTGGGGGCCGGGGCGCTGCTGCTCCTGGCCGCCTTCTCGCTGCAGCTGCCGCCGGAGGCGGACTGGCTGCAGGGGGTGCGGGGGGCCGCGGCGCAGCAGGGGCGGCGATTCGTCGCTTCCGGAGGACTCTGGCGCTGGGGAGGCCTTCTGGCCCTGTTCCTGGCCGGGCTCTTCCTATGGCGCAGGCGCTCGCGCTCGGCGCGCTCCGGCCAGGGTCCCGCCATCCTCAACTGGAACCGCTAG
- a CDS encoding NADH-quinone oxidoreductase subunit N encodes MQNLGLLAPEIALSLLGLGLMLADLLVPAKASKLLYHFAWVAAAVALVLIARGLSVPGGLPAGGGLWVVDAMSQFFKLAVLLSVIMTVMLCLEYGQLPPAQAGTFCALLIFSAVGMMLLVSATDLLLVFVALELISVSSFVLAGFERSNRKSNEGAIKYFLFGAFSSAIMVYGISLYYGATGTTRLVDPASAGLWLPALQSQGPVFSLAMLLILLGFGFKAAMAPMHFWVPDAYEGAPLPVTAFLSVAPKIATLGALARVYMILVPAAGLEFTTLLALLAMLTMTVGNTVAIFQDNVKRLLAYSSVAQAGYILIGIVSANALGLEGVLIYSLVYVAMNLGAFAVVQAVGDDGSRGGLGSYELAAFDGLAQRSLSLALLMTLFLLSLAGLPPLAGFIGKFYLFAAALDAGRSASGGASPAVFYSLAVVAVLNSVVSVYYYMKIAYHMFFVPAPSGTQAPALHAGPYLYACLAVAAAGVLYFGIYPDPLIANVKLSVPQLP; translated from the coding sequence ATGCAGAACCTAGGCCTGCTGGCGCCCGAGATCGCGCTCTCCCTGCTCGGCCTGGGGCTGATGCTGGCCGACCTCCTGGTTCCGGCGAAGGCCTCCAAACTCCTCTATCACTTCGCCTGGGTCGCCGCGGCCGTGGCCCTGGTCCTCATCGCCCGCGGGCTCTCCGTCCCCGGCGGACTGCCCGCCGGCGGCGGCCTCTGGGTGGTCGATGCGATGAGCCAGTTCTTCAAGCTCGCGGTGCTCCTGTCCGTCATCATGACGGTCATGCTCTGCCTCGAGTACGGACAGCTGCCCCCGGCCCAGGCCGGGACGTTCTGCGCGCTGCTGATTTTCTCCGCCGTCGGCATGATGCTGCTGGTTTCGGCCACCGACCTGCTCCTGGTCTTCGTAGCCCTGGAGCTCATCTCAGTCTCCTCATTCGTCCTGGCGGGCTTCGAGCGCAGCAACCGCAAGTCCAACGAAGGCGCGATCAAGTACTTCCTCTTCGGCGCCTTCTCATCGGCGATCATGGTCTACGGGATATCGCTCTACTACGGCGCCACGGGGACCACCCGGCTGGTCGACCCGGCGAGCGCCGGCCTCTGGCTGCCGGCCTTGCAGTCCCAGGGCCCGGTGTTCAGCTTGGCCATGCTGCTCATCCTGCTCGGCTTCGGCTTCAAGGCCGCCATGGCGCCCATGCACTTCTGGGTCCCGGACGCCTACGAGGGCGCTCCGCTGCCCGTGACGGCCTTCCTCTCCGTGGCCCCGAAGATCGCGACTTTGGGCGCCCTGGCGCGCGTCTACATGATCCTGGTCCCAGCCGCGGGCCTGGAGTTCACCACGCTGCTGGCGCTGCTGGCCATGCTCACCATGACCGTGGGCAACACCGTCGCGATCTTCCAGGACAACGTCAAGCGGCTGCTGGCCTACTCCTCCGTGGCCCAAGCCGGCTACATCCTCATCGGCATCGTTTCCGCCAACGCGCTGGGCCTGGAGGGGGTCCTTATCTACAGCCTGGTCTACGTGGCCATGAACCTGGGTGCCTTCGCCGTGGTGCAAGCCGTGGGCGACGATGGATCACGCGGAGGCTTGGGGTCTTATGAGCTCGCGGCCTTCGACGGCCTCGCCCAGCGCTCCTTGTCCTTGGCCCTGCTCATGACTTTGTTCCTGCTTTCGCTGGCCGGTCTGCCGCCGCTGGCCGGCTTCATCGGGAAGTTCTACCTGTTCGCGGCGGCTCTGGACGCCGGCCGCAGCGCCTCCGGCGGGGCCAGCCCTGCGGTGTTCTACAGCCTGGCCGTAGTCGCGGTGCTCAACAGCGTGGTCTCCGTCTACTACTACATGAAGATCGCCTATCACATGTTCTTCGTGCCGGCCCCTTCCGGGACGCAGGCCCCGGCCCTGCACGCGGGCCCATACCTCTACGCCTGCCTGGCCGTGGCCGCGGCCGGAGTCCTGTACTTCGGGATATATCCCGACCCCCTCATCGCCAACGTCAAGCTCTCGGTCCCGCAGCTGCCCTGA
- a CDS encoding NADH-quinone oxidoreductase subunit M has product MNILSLITFLPLAGALLVLALPKEKERAVQIVSLLFSGLALVLSAALFFYFDRQTSDMQFVERLPWIPSVGVQYFLGVDGLSFPLLLLTTLMTFVSLIASLNIKNRIKEYFFWFLILEVGMLGVFAALDLVLFYVFWEITLVPMYFLIGIWGGPKKEYAAIKFFLYTLTGSVFMLLGILAVYFKSSPHTFDLLVLLQAHPTWDRTFQIIVFLAFYLGFAVKVPAFPFHTWLPLAHVEAPTAVSVVLAAVLLKMGVYGIMRVSYGMLPLGFQWFLPFLVVIAVIGIVYGSLCAMAQSDMKKMVAYSSINHMGYCLLGIAGLSVTGFAGSVLEMVNHGIITGALFLLVGVIYDRAHTRDITAFGGLAAKVPVYAGIMSLACFASLGLPGLSGFWGELLCFVGAFPRWKIYTAVSVIGLLVTTAFFLRMLEKVFLGPFNEKWKDLTDLDARELCALLPLVALTIYLGIYPKPALDLINATVGHMAGLIK; this is encoded by the coding sequence ATGAACATCCTCAGCCTCATCACCTTCCTGCCCCTGGCCGGGGCCCTGCTGGTGCTCGCCCTGCCCAAGGAGAAAGAGCGCGCGGTGCAGATTGTCTCGCTGCTGTTCTCCGGCCTCGCCTTGGTGCTGAGCGCGGCGCTGTTCTTCTACTTCGACCGGCAGACCTCGGATATGCAGTTCGTCGAGCGCCTGCCCTGGATCCCATCCGTCGGGGTGCAGTACTTCTTGGGCGTCGACGGCCTGTCCTTCCCCCTGCTCCTGCTGACGACTCTGATGACCTTCGTATCGCTGATCGCCTCCTTGAACATCAAGAACCGCATCAAGGAGTATTTCTTCTGGTTCCTGATCCTTGAAGTCGGGATGCTCGGGGTGTTCGCCGCCTTGGACCTGGTGCTCTTCTACGTCTTCTGGGAGATCACCTTGGTGCCCATGTACTTCCTTATCGGGATCTGGGGCGGCCCGAAGAAGGAGTACGCGGCCATCAAGTTCTTCCTCTACACTTTGACCGGTTCGGTCTTCATGCTGCTGGGCATATTGGCCGTGTACTTCAAGTCCAGCCCGCACACCTTCGACCTGCTGGTCCTGCTGCAGGCCCACCCCACCTGGGACAGGACCTTCCAGATCATCGTCTTCCTGGCCTTCTACCTGGGTTTCGCGGTCAAGGTCCCCGCCTTCCCGTTCCACACCTGGCTGCCCCTGGCCCACGTCGAGGCCCCGACAGCGGTGAGCGTGGTGCTGGCCGCGGTGCTGCTGAAGATGGGCGTCTACGGCATCATGCGCGTCTCCTACGGCATGCTGCCCCTGGGATTCCAGTGGTTCCTGCCCTTCTTGGTCGTCATCGCGGTCATCGGCATCGTCTACGGGTCGCTCTGCGCCATGGCCCAGAGCGACATGAAGAAGATGGTGGCCTACTCATCCATCAACCACATGGGCTACTGCCTGCTGGGCATCGCGGGCCTCAGCGTCACGGGATTCGCGGGCTCGGTCCTGGAGATGGTCAACCACGGCATCATCACCGGCGCGCTCTTCCTTCTCGTGGGCGTCATCTACGACCGGGCGCACACCCGCGACATCACGGCCTTCGGCGGCCTGGCCGCGAAGGTCCCGGTCTACGCGGGGATCATGTCTTTGGCCTGCTTCGCCTCCCTCGGGCTGCCGGGCCTGTCCGGCTTCTGGGGGGAGCTGCTCTGCTTCGTGGGCGCCTTCCCGCGCTGGAAGATCTACACCGCGGTCTCGGTCATCGGCTTGCTCGTGACCACGGCCTTCTTCCTGCGCATGCTCGAGAAGGTCTTCCTGGGGCCGTTCAACGAGAAGTGGAAGGACCTGACCGACTTGGACGCCCGGGAGTTGTGCGCCTTGCTGCCCTTGGTGGCGCTCACCATCTACCTGGGCATCTACCCGAAGCCCGCCCTGGACCTCATCAACGCCACGGTCGGCCACATGGCGGGACTCATCAAGTGA
- the nuoL gene encoding NADH-quinone oxidoreductase subunit L, whose protein sequence is MLEHVYLIPLIPLVTSFIILLAAPEDPHSPMPYVGIAAIGWCLIQSAAIFYGAVAGSVHLPYQMDWNWFSFGATVAGRPFLYDMPIGVLIDGPAAAMLMVVCMVSFLVQVYSLAYMHGDARFKRYYAYLSFFTAAMLGLVVSSNLLVTFCCWELVGFSSYILIGFWFERPEPAYAAKKAFITTKLGDLGLFVALLLIFSLVGSFQIPQIAQFVERGYMPAGAATAIGLGILCGAAGKSAQFPLFIWLPDAMEGPTPVSALIHAATMVAAGIYLVARCYFIYAASPTAMFTVAWVGALTAFLAATMAVVSYDIKRVLAFSTVSQLGFMMCALGCWGFTAGLFHLSTHAAFKALLFLCAGSVIHAVHTNDMRLMGNLSKKMPFTFAATFVGTLAIAGFPFFSGWYSKDMILERVYEFDPQLFAILALSAALTAFYMFRMVFMTFTGTERDLERYRHAHESPLTMTVPLGILAILSVFSGAIMEHDHIFERLVHFEAPAGLAPHLHEAPPGLGWMVTAAAFCSFLLSYWLYGGPNFRVAEDLKRRLAPLRNLLDRRYYLDDIFLALVDLGDRVARLAFWIDAQVIDRIFVDGWGLLTLAAAQLGQLFDSLFIDRMVDETGGLSVSLGGSLRWLIRRGMVQEYLLWTAAVLSTLAFMIAWR, encoded by the coding sequence ATGCTCGAACACGTCTACCTCATCCCGTTGATCCCGCTGGTGACCTCGTTCATCATCCTCCTGGCCGCGCCGGAGGACCCGCACTCGCCCATGCCTTATGTCGGCATCGCCGCCATCGGCTGGTGCCTGATCCAGTCCGCGGCGATCTTCTATGGCGCGGTGGCCGGCTCCGTCCATCTCCCCTATCAGATGGATTGGAACTGGTTCTCCTTTGGGGCCACCGTGGCCGGCAGGCCCTTCCTTTATGACATGCCCATCGGCGTGCTCATCGATGGGCCGGCCGCGGCCATGCTCATGGTGGTGTGCATGGTGAGCTTCCTGGTGCAGGTCTATTCGCTGGCCTACATGCACGGCGACGCGCGCTTCAAGCGCTACTACGCCTACCTCTCCTTCTTCACGGCCGCCATGCTCGGACTCGTGGTCTCCAGCAACCTCCTGGTCACCTTCTGCTGCTGGGAGCTCGTTGGATTCTCCTCCTATATCCTCATCGGCTTCTGGTTCGAGCGCCCGGAGCCGGCCTACGCGGCCAAGAAGGCCTTCATCACCACGAAGCTGGGCGACCTCGGGCTCTTCGTGGCGCTGCTGCTCATCTTCTCCCTGGTGGGCAGCTTCCAAATCCCGCAGATCGCGCAGTTCGTCGAGCGCGGCTACATGCCGGCCGGAGCCGCCACGGCCATCGGCCTGGGCATCCTCTGCGGCGCGGCGGGCAAGTCCGCGCAGTTCCCGCTCTTCATCTGGCTGCCCGACGCCATGGAAGGCCCGACCCCGGTCTCGGCCCTCATCCATGCCGCCACAATGGTCGCCGCCGGCATCTACCTGGTGGCACGATGCTATTTCATCTATGCCGCCAGCCCCACCGCCATGTTCACCGTGGCCTGGGTCGGCGCGCTCACGGCCTTTCTGGCCGCCACCATGGCCGTAGTCTCCTACGACATAAAGCGGGTCCTGGCTTTTTCCACGGTCTCGCAGTTGGGCTTCATGATGTGCGCCCTGGGCTGCTGGGGCTTCACCGCGGGGCTGTTCCATCTGTCCACCCACGCCGCCTTCAAGGCGCTTTTGTTCCTCTGCGCGGGCTCGGTCATCCACGCCGTGCATACCAACGACATGCGCCTGATGGGGAATCTCTCCAAGAAGATGCCGTTCACTTTCGCCGCCACATTCGTCGGGACGCTCGCCATCGCGGGCTTCCCGTTCTTCTCCGGCTGGTACTCCAAGGACATGATCCTGGAAAGGGTCTACGAGTTCGATCCTCAGCTCTTCGCGATCCTGGCCCTGAGCGCGGCCTTGACCGCCTTCTACATGTTCCGAATGGTCTTCATGACCTTCACGGGGACGGAGCGCGACCTCGAGCGCTACCGCCATGCCCATGAGTCGCCGTTGACCATGACCGTGCCCCTGGGTATACTGGCCATCCTCTCCGTCTTCAGCGGCGCCATCATGGAGCACGACCACATCTTCGAGCGTCTGGTGCACTTCGAGGCGCCCGCGGGCTTGGCCCCACATCTGCACGAGGCGCCGCCGGGGCTGGGCTGGATGGTGACGGCCGCCGCGTTCTGTTCCTTCCTGCTGTCCTATTGGCTCTACGGCGGGCCGAACTTCCGCGTGGCGGAAGACCTCAAGCGGCGCTTGGCGCCCCTGCGCAACCTCCTGGACCGCCGTTACTACCTCGACGACATCTTCCTGGCCCTGGTGGACCTGGGCGACCGCGTCGCGCGCCTGGCCTTCTGGATCGATGCGCAGGTCATCGACCGGATCTTCGTCGACGGCTGGGGTCTGCTCACGCTGGCGGCCGCGCAGCTCGGGCAACTCTTCGACTCGCTCTTCATCGACCGGATGGTGGACGAGACCGGAGGCCTGAGCGTGTCCCTGGGCGGCTCTTTGCGCTGGCTCATCCGGCGGGGGATGGTCCAGGAGTACCTGCTCTGGACGGCGGCCGTCTTGAGCACGCTCGCTTTCATGATCGCCTGGCGTTAA
- the nuoK gene encoding NADH-quinone oxidoreductase subunit NuoK: MSLGHYLVLGAALFLIGLFGALTRRNVIGILMSIELMFNAANINLAAFNHYLHPAGVGGMTVALFIITVAAAEVVVGLALVLAIYRNSATAYVEDFHLLKG; encoded by the coding sequence ACTACCTCGTCCTGGGCGCTGCGCTGTTCCTGATCGGCCTCTTCGGCGCGCTGACCCGCCGCAACGTCATCGGCATCCTCATGTCCATCGAGCTGATGTTCAACGCCGCCAACATCAACTTGGCGGCCTTCAACCACTATCTGCACCCGGCCGGGGTCGGCGGGATGACCGTAGCTCTCTTCATCATCACCGTGGCCGCGGCCGAAGTGGTGGTCGGCCTGGCTCTGGTCCTGGCCATCTATCGCAACTCCGCGACCGCGTACGTCGAGGACTTCCACCTGCTGAAGGGATAA